A stretch of the Ischnura elegans chromosome 5, ioIscEleg1.1, whole genome shotgun sequence genome encodes the following:
- the LOC124158620 gene encoding uncharacterized protein LOC124158620 isoform X5, translating to MTATPRKEDCVEAIAKYLQSPDFELKDYSFKPFNQGTAGFMGQHLRLTADVVFDGKFQQISFFAKLIPTEEKHRSMVLRIFLQEAAFYSDLVPKFNSCLPPGIVVPVPKCFFIRYPQSQDLGNAKEEVIILEDLTCKGYRSLENFPPMDVPHCEAVLRSMAKLHVSSILLEESCRKTHEENFDPKRDLFSEIKEHLLTNDKSHRGNKVIRQSAESLSTAAFKLWPDKLKGLSRENVTETLMKGWTKVIEMAVSSSEYPKVVCHGDPWTNNILFKYERGEAGREVPVDAIFVDLQVTRYALPVFDILIFLHVCTRREFRERHLMDFLKVYHTAFGECAPEHILHKFPFKRLVDMCDKYRDLGRIMCTMYFPIILPENDPVIIAIRKSSESVNIAKTMFSNNGDEIANYCGQSESYRTWISDSFQECLETLNIW from the coding sequence ATGACGGCGACGCCAAGAAAGGAAGATTGTGTTGAGGCAATCGCGAAATATCTACAATCACCCGATTTCGAGCTGAAGGACTACAGTTTTAAGCCTTTCAATCAAGGAACGGCCGGCTTCATGGGCCAACATCTGAGGTTGACGGCGGACGTTGTATTCGATGGAAAATTTCAACAAATCTCGTTCTTCGCCAAGCTGATCCCGACAGAAGAAAAACACCGCTCGATGGTCTTGCGAATCTTTCTTCAAGAGGCTGCATTCTATAGCGATCTCGTCCCGAAGTTCAACTCATGCCTTCCTCCCGGCATAGTCGTACCCGTACCAAAGTGCTTCTTCATCCGTTATCCCCAAAGccaagatttagggaatgccaagGAAGAGGTCATCATACTGGAGGACCTGACGTGCAAGGGGTATCGCTCCCTGGAAAATTTCCCGCCGATGGACGTGCCACACTGCGAAGCCGTGCTCAGGTCAATGGCCAAACTTCACGTCTCCTCCATCCTACTGGAAGAGTCCTGCAGAAAAACCCACGAGGAAAACTTCGACCCGAAGAGAGACCTGTTTTCCGAGATCAAGGAACACTTACTGACTAATGATAAAAGTCACCGGGGAAACAAGGTGATCAGGCAGAGCGCAGAGAGCTTGTCCACTGCCGCTTTTAAGCTCTGGCCCGATAAACTCAAAGGGTTGAGCAGAGAGAACGTTACAGAGACATTGATGAAGGGCTGGACAAAGGTGATTGAAATGGCTGTATCCTCTTCAGAGTACCCTAAGGTCGTTTGCCATGGCGATCCGTGGACGAACAACATCTTGTTCAAATACGAGAGGGGTGAAGCTGGAAGGGAAGTCCCAGTGGACGCGATCTTCGTAGATTTGCAAGTTACTCGGTACGCTCTCCCCGTATTTGATATTCTAATATTTCTTCACGTGTGCACGAGAAGAGAGTTCAGAGAACGTCACCTCATGGATTTCCTCAAAGTTTACCATACAGCTTTCGGAGAATGTGCGCCGGAGCATATTCTCCACAAGTTCCCTTTCAAGCGGCTAGTGGATATGTGCGACAAATATCGGGACCTGGGTCGCATTATGTGCACAATGTACTTCCCAATCATCCTTCCGGAGAACGATCCAGTGATTATTGCCATTCGCAAGTCCAGCGAATCGGTTAACATCGCAAAAACGATGTTCAGCAATAATGGCGATGAAATAGCGAATTACTGCGGTCAAAGCGAGAGCTACAGAACATGGATATCCGACTCCTTCCAGGAATGCCTGGAGACCCTTAATATCTGGTAA